The Lysobacter helvus nucleotide sequence GTTACGCCAGCGATGCCGGCCGCAAGCTCGGCACCGCCAGCTTCACCTCGGCGATGCTGGATGAAGGCACGCAGTCGCTGGATTCGGTCGAGATCGCGCAGCGTCGCGAACGCCTCGGCATGAACCTCTCCACCGGCTGCAACCTCGACAGCTGCAGCGCGTCGGCCAACGTGCTGAAGGCCGAACTCGCGCCGTCGCTGGCGCTGTTCTCCGACGTCGTGCGCAACCCGGCGTTCCGCGATGCGGACGTCGAACGCATCCGCGCGCAGTGGCTGGCCGGCATCGCGCAGGAAAAGACGCAGCCCACCAGCCTCGCGCTGCGCACGCTGCCGCCGCTGCTGTACGGCGCGGGCCATCCGTACGCGATCCCGTTCACCGGCAGCGGCACCGAAGCCGACATCCAGGCGCTCACCACCACCGACATGCGCGGCTGGCAGGCCGCGTGGCTGCGCCCGGACAACGTGCGCATCTTCGTCGCCGGCGACACCACGCTCGCGGAAATCACCAAGCAGCTCGACGCGGCCTTCGGTGACTGGAAGGCGCCGTCGGTGGCCAAGGGCACCAAGACGCTGCCGAAGGTCGCCGAGCAGACCGCGCCGCGCGTGTTCCTGGTCGACAAGCCCGGTGCGCAGCAGTCGCTGATCCTCGCCGGCCTGCTCGCACCGCCCACCACCGTGCCGAACGACCTGGAAATCCAGACGATGAACGGCGCGTTCGGTGGTGCGTTCACCGCGCGCCTCAACATGAACCTGCGCGAGAACAAGCACTGGGCCTACGGCGCGTACAGCTTCTATCGCGACGCCCTCGGCCAGCGCCCGTACATGCTTTACGCGCCGGTGCAGACCGACAAGACCGCCGAGTCGGCGAACGAAATTCGCATGGAAGTGAACGACGTGATCGGCAAGCGCCCGCTGTCGACGGACGAGATCGCCAAGATCAAGGCCAACGACGTGCGCGGCCTGCCGGGCAGCTACGAAACCGCGAGCGCGGTGCTCTCGGCGCTGACCAGCAACGCGCTGTACGGGCGTCCCGACGACTACGTGTCCACGCTGAAGGCCCGCACCGAAGCGCAGACCGACGACGCGGTGCGCGCCGCGGCGACGGAAATCATCAAGCCGAAGGCGCTGACGTGGGTGATCGTCGGCGACCTGTCGCAGATCGAGCAGAAGGTGCGCAAGCTCGACCTCGGCCAGGTCTCCATCATCGACGCCGACGGCAAGCCGGTGACGCGCGCCGCCGTCGCACCGGCGAAGGCGCCCGCCGCCAACGGCACGAAGTGATGATGCGTCCCGCGATCGGGCTCGTGCTCGCCGTCGTGCTGTCGTCCTGCACCTGGGTCCACATGGCCCCGGGTGCGAGCGCGGTCAAAGTGGTGACCGGCCCGCCGGCCGGTTGCCAGAACCGCGGCGAAGTCGAGGTGTCCGTGAAGGACAGCGTCGCCTTCTACGACCGGAACGCACTGCGCGTGCAGGAAGAACTGGAAACGCTGGCCCGCAACGAGGCCCCGGGCCTCGGCGCCAACACGGTGCAGCCGCTGGCGCCGCCCAAGGAAGGTTCGCAGCGCTACGCCGCGTGGAAGTGCCGTTGAGCCACCGGAAGCGGACATTCCGGCCCGCCTGAACAGCGGGATCGTCCACATCTTCATGAATCCACGGGTCCTGCGGGACCCGTTTCCATTTTCAAGACCTGTGCGGCGGCGGTGAAGCCGGTATCCTGTCGCGCCCCCGGGCCCGGCCGCTTCGGCCCCCGCTCGCGGGATCCGTCACTTCGCAGGCAGTCCCCCATCATGTTGTTCCAACACGTCGCCATTGCCGGCCTCGCTCATATCGACGCGCCGCGCCGCTTGAGCTCGGACGAAATCAACGCGCGCCTCAAGCCCACGCTGGATCGCCTCGGCATCAAGACCGACGTGCTGCAGGACGTGGCGGGAATCCATGCGCGACGCTTGTGGGATGAAGGCATGCAGGCCTCCGACGCGGCGACGCTCGCGGCGGTGAAGGCGCTGGCCGATGCCGGCATCGATCCCGACAAGGTGGGCCTGCTGGTCAACACGTCGGTGAGCCGCGACTTCCTCGAGCCGTCCACGGCGTCGATCGTCAGCGGCAACCTCGGCCTGTCCGACATGTGCCAGAACTTCGACGTGGCCAACGCGTGCCTGGCGTTCCTCAACGGCATGGACATCGCCAGCCGCATGATCGAGCGCGGCGAGATCGACTACGCGCTGGTCGTCGACGGCGAAACCGCCGACCTGGCGTACGAGAAGACGCTCGAGCGCCTGCTGCGCGTGGAAACGACGGAAGAAGAATTCAAGAACGAACTCGCCACGCTGACGCTGGGGTCCGGCGCCGCCGCGATGGTGCTCGCGCGTGCCGAACTCGCCCCGGGCGCCCCGCGCTACAAGGGCGGCGTGACGCGCGCGGCCACCGAGTGGAACAAGCTGTGCCGCGGCAACCTGGACCGCATGGTCACCGACACCCGCATGCTGCTGATCGAAGGCCTGAAGCTCGCGCAGAAGACCTGGATCGCCGCGCGCCTGGCGCTGGGCTGGGTGGCCGAGGAGATGGACGAGTTCGTCATCCACCAGGTCAGCCAGGTGCACACCGCCGCGTTCGTGAAGGCCTTCGGCATCAACCCGAAGAAAGTGCTCACCATCTTCAACGAGCACGGCAACATCGGCCCGGCCTCGGTGCCGATCGTGTTGTCCAAGCTGCGCGAAATGGGCCGCCTGAAGAAGGGCAACCGCATCGCGTTGCTCGGCATCGGCTCGGGCCTCAACTGCTCGATGGCCGAAGTCGTTTGGTAAACGCGCAAGCGCTGCCCGACTACCCGTTCGAACCGAAGCGGATCGCGATCCGCCCGGGCATCGAACTGTCGTACCTCGACGAAGGCCCGCGCGACGGCGAAGTCGTCGTCATGCTCCACGGCAATCCGTCGTGGAGCTATTACTGGCGCCACCTTGTCACCGGCCTGCGCGATCGCTATCGCGTGATCGTGCCCGACCATGTCGGCATGGGCCTGAGCGACAAGCCGGACGATGCGGCGTATCGCTACACGTTGCAGTCGCGCGTCGATGACCTGGCCACGCTGCTCGACACGCTCGGCATCGATGGCCCGGTCACGCTGGTCGTGCACGACTGGGGCGGCATGATCGGCATGGGCTGGGCGATGGCGCATCCCGCCCGCGTGCGGCGCTGGGTGGTGCTCAACACCGCGATGTTCCCGCTGCCCGAAGCCAAGCCGATGCCGTGGCAGTTGTCGCTCGGGCGCGATTCGAAGCTCGGCGCGCTGATGATCCGCGGGTTCAATGCGTTCTCCGGCATCGCCTCGCATGTGGGCGTCGAACGCCGCATGCCCGACGCCGTGCGCCGCGCGTATGTCGCGCCGTACGACACCTGGCGCAACCGCATCGCCACGCTGCGCTTCGTGCAGGACATTCCGCTGCGCGAAGGCGATCCGGCGTGGGCGTTGGTCGATGCGGCGGGTCGCGCGTTGCCGACGTTCGCCGACCGGCCCGCGTTCCTCGGCTGGGGCCTGCGCGATTTCGTGTTCGACGGCCATTGCCTCGATGCATTCCGCCGCGCGTGGCCACAGGCGGAGACGCACGCATTCGACGACGCCAACCACTACGTGCTGGAAGACAAGCACGCCGTGCTGGTGCCGGCGATCCGCGCCTTCCTGGATCGCCACGCGCTGCTGGCCTGAGCCATGCGCGATTCCAACATCGCCGCCGCCCTCCCGCGCCTGGCCCGCGAACGCGGCGACCAGGTGGCGATGCGTTGCCCGGGCCGCGATGGCCGCTACGCAACCGCGATCACTTACGCGCAGCTCGACGCCCGCAGCGATGCGATCGCCGCGGGTCTGGCCCTGCGCGGCATCGTGCGCGGCACGCGCACCGTGGTGATGGTGCGGCCGACGCCGGAGTTCTTCCTGCTGATGTTCGCGCTGTTCAAGGCGGGCGCCGTGCCGGTGCTGGTGGATCCGGGCATCGACAAGCGCGCGCTGAAGCAATGCCTCGACGAAGCCGCGCCGGATGCCTTCATCGGCATCCCGCTGGCGCATGTGGCGCGCGTGGTGTTGCGCTGGGCACGCTCGGCGTACATCCGCATCACCACGGGATCGCGCGCGTTCTTCGCGGACGCGACGCTTGCGGACGTCGAACGCGACGGCGCGAATGCCGGCCCGCAACTCGCCGACACGCAACCCGACGATGTCGCCGCGATCCTGTTCACCAGCGGCTCCACCGGCGTGCCGAAGGGCGTGGTGTATCGCCATCGCCACTTCGCCGCCCAGATCGACATGTTGCGCGAAGCGTTCGGCCTCGCGCCCGGTGGCGTGGACTTGCCGACGTTCCCGCCGTTCGCGTTGTTCGATCCGGCGCTCGGCGTCACTTCGATCATTCCCGACATGGATCCCACGCGGCCCGCGAAAGCGGATCCGCGCAAGCTGCTGGCGGCGATCGAGCGCTTCGGCGTGACGCAGTTGTTCGGCTCGCCTGCGTTGGTGGCGGTGCTTGCGCGTCATGGCGTGGCGATGCCGACGGTGAAGCGCGTGACATCGGCGGGTGCGCCGGTGCCGCCGGATGTTGTCGCGAAGATGCGTGCGCTGTTGCCCGGTGATGCGCAACTCTGGACGCCGTACGGCGCCACTGAATGCCTGCCCGTCAGCGTGATCGAAGGGCGCGAGCTGCAGGGCACCCGCGAAGCCACCGAGCGTGGCGCCGGCACCTGCGTCGGCCGTCCCGTGCCGCCGAACGACGTCCGCATCATCCGCATCGACGACAACGCGATCGCCGAGTGGTCGGACGCGCTGTGTGTTTCGCCGGGACAGGTGGGCGAGATCACCGTCGCCGGGCCGTCGGCCACCGATTCGTATTTCCGTCGCGATGCTGCGACCGCGCTCGCGAAGATCCGCGAACGTCTCGCGGATGGCAGCGAACGCATCGTGCATCGCATGGGCGATCTCGGCTGGATCGATGGGGACGGTCGCCTGTGGTTCTGCGGGCGGAAGACGCAGCGCGTGATCGTCGATGACCTGACGACGCTGTGCACCGAGCAGGTCGAGCCAATCTTCAACACGCATCCATGGGTCGTGCGTAGCGCACTGGTCGGTGTCGGTCCGAAGGGCGCGCAAGTGCCGGTCCTCTGCTACGAGGAAACGAACCACATCAGCACCGGTGTCTTCGATGTCCAGGACAGGCTGCGCCATCTCGCCGATGGCCATGTCCACACCGCGAAGATCCGGTATTTCCTGCGCCACCCCGGCTTCCCCGTCGACATCCGCCACAACGCCAAGATCGGCCGCGAAAAACTCGCCGTGTGGGCGACACGCGAACTGGCGAAGCGCAAGATGCCCGCGCCATGAAGATCCTCGTCACCGGTGGAGGCGGCTTCCTCGGCCAGGCGCTGTGCCGCAACCTGGTGGAGCGCGGCTTCGAAGTCGCCAGCTTCAATCGTGGCCATTACGCCGCACTCGATGCGCTGGGCGTCGAACAACACCAGGGCGACCTCGCCGATCGCGACGCCGTGCTGGCCGCCACGCAAGGCATCGGCGCGATCTTCCACAACGCCGCGAAGGCCGGCGCGTGGGGTCCGTACGACGACTACTTCCGCGCCAACGTGCTCGGCACGCGCAACGTGCTGGCCGCGTGCCGCGCGCATGGCATCGCGCGTCTCGTGTACACGTCCACGCCGAGCGTCACGCATCGCGCGACGCATCCGGTGGAAGGCGGCACCGCCGACAGCGTGCCGTACGGCAGCGGGTTCAAGGCGCCCTATGCGACGACCAAGCTGATCGCCGAACAGGAAGTGCTCGCGGCGAACGACGCCACGCTGGCCACCATCGCCTTGCGTCCGCGCCTGATCTGGGGCCCGGGCGACAACCAGTTGCTGCCGCGCCTGGCGCAGCGCGCACGCGCCGGTCGCCTCCGCCTGGTGGGCAGCGGCGACAACCTCATCGACACCACGTACATCGACAACGCCGCGCAGGCGCACGTCGATGCGTTCCACCATCTCGTGCCGGGCGCCGCCTGCGCGGGCCGTGCGTACTTCATCAGCAACGGCGATCCGCGGCCCGTGCGCGAGATCGTCAACGCGCTGCTCGGTGCCGTCGGCGCGCCGCCCGTGACGAAGCACCTGCCGTTCCGCGCCGCGTTCGCGATCGGCGCGGTGTGCGAAGGCCTGTGGACCGCGCTGCCCCTGCGCGGCGAGCCGCCGATCACGCGTTTCCTCGCCGAGCAGCTGAGCACGACGCACTGGTACGACATGGGACCGGCGACGGACGACTTCGGCTACGTGCCCGGCGTGTCGATCGAGGAAGGCTTGCGGCGCCTCGCCGAAGCGAACCGGCCTTGACCCTGGCGTCGGGGGCAGACCGTCTAGAATCCCCGGCCATGACCGCGACCCCCGACCGCTCCCCGTTGAACTGGCGCCGCCACGCCGGCCGCGCGCTCGAGATGGCGCTCGACCGCGCGCTCGCGCTCGACCCGGACACGCGCGCGTCGTTGCGCGCACTGGACGGCCGCCGCGTCGCGCTCGCGATCGAAGCACCGCCGCTCGCGTTGCAGGTCACCGTCGACGGCGAACACCTCCGCGTCGGCCCGGTCGACGATGCGAACGAACCCGACCTCGGCATCCGCGCCACGCTCGGCGGCCTGGTCTCGCAGCTTCCGTTCTTCAAGCGCGACGACGCGCCGCCCGTGGGCCGCGTGCGCGTGTCCGGCGACGCCGACCTCGCGCGTCGCCTGCAGCGCCTGGCCGAACGCTTCGATCCGGATTGGCAGCAACCCTTCACCACCGTGTTCGGCGATGTCGTCGGCGTGCAGGTCGCCAAGGCGTTCGGCGCCGCGTTGCGCGAAGCGAAATCCGCCGGTGCGGGCTTCGCGGGCAGCACGGCCGAATACCTGACCGAGGAATCGCGCGACGTGGTGGCGAAGGATGAACTGCACGCGTTCTTCGACGACGTCGACGCGGTGCGCGACGACGTCGAACGCCTCGCCGCGCGCGTGCAACGCCTGCGTCGCGGGAGCGCCGCATGACGCCGGTGCTGCGCGCCGCGCGCATCGGCCGCGTGCTGGTGCGTTACCGCCTCGATGATCTCCTCGACGACACGCCCGCCGAACGCTGGCTGCGCCTGATGCGCCCGTTCGTGCCGAGCGCGTCGGCCGAAGTGGCCGCGCAATCGCGCGGTGCGCGCCTGCGCCTGGCGTTGCAGGAGCTCGGGCCGATCTTCGTGAAGTTCGGGCAGATCCTGTCGACGCGCCGCGACCTGGTGCCGCCCGACATCGCGATCGAACTCACGCTGCTGCAGGATCGCGTCGCGCCGTTCGACGGCAACACGGCGCGCGTGCTGGTCGAAGAAGCGCTGGGCCAGCCGATCGATGTGGCCTTCGCCTCGTTCGACACCACGCCGCTCGCATCCGCGTCCATCGCGCAGGTGCACGCGGCGCAGATGCACCCGGTGGGCGACCAGCCGCCGCGCGAGGTCGTGGTGAAGGTGCTGCGCCCAGGCATCGAGAAGCAGATCGCGGGCGACATCGCGCTGCTGAAGTCGATTGCCGCGCTGGTGGATCGCACGCATCCGTCCGCCGACAAGATCCGCCCGCGCGAGATCGTCGCGGAGATCGAGAACACGCTGGCCGCCGAACTCGACCTGCAGCGCGAAGCCGCGAACGCCTCCGTGCTGCGTCGCTTCTGGCAGGGCTCCAACGACCTGTACGTGCCCGAGCCGATCTGGTCGCACACCGCGCAGCGCGCGCTGACGATGGAGCGCGTGCACGGCATCCCGAGCGACGACATCGCCGCGCTCGATGCCGCCGGCATCGATCGCAAGGCGCTCGCCGCGAAGGGCGTGCGCGTGTTCTACCAGCAGGTGTTCCGCGACAACTTCTTCCACGCCGATGCGCACGCCGGCAACATCTGGGTGGATGCGCAGCGCCAGCAGGACCCGAAGTTCATCGCGCTCGACTTCGGCATCATGGGCCAGCTCTCCAGCGAGGATCAGTACTACCTCGCGGAGAATTTCATGGCGATCTTCAACCGCGATTACCGCCGCATCGCCGAGCTGCACGTGCAGGCCGGCTGGATGCCGTCGCACATCCGCATCGACGAGCTGGAAGCCGCGGCGCGTTCGGTGTGCGAGCCGTACTTCACGCGGCCGCTGTCGGAGATCTCGCTGGCCGAGGTGCTGATCAAGCTGTTCCGCACCGCGCAGCGTTACGAACTCACGCTGCAGCCGCAGTTGATTCTGTTGCAGAAGACGCTGCTGAACATCGAGGGCGTCGGCCGGCAGCTGGATCCGGACATCGACATCTGGGCGGTCGCGCGCCCCGTGCTCGAGCGCATCCTGCTCGATCGCTACAGCCCGCAGCAGCTGCTCACCGAGTTCCGCAAGCGCCTGCCGGAAATGGTGACGCGCGCGCCGGACATGCCGCGCCTGTTGCACAGCTGGCTGACGCAGCAGGTGGAAGGCGGGCATTCGCTGAAGATGCAGTCGCAGGACATCCGCGACCTCACGCAGATGATCCGCGGCGCACAGCGGCGCGTCATCTCCGCGATCCTGGGCACGGGCCTGCTGATCGCCGCTGCGGTGATGTACAGCCTGGAAGCCGGCGGCCCGCGGTTCTTCGGGTTGCCAGCGTCGGTGTGGATCGCGGGACTGGGTGGGGCGTGGGCGCTGCTCGCCGCGTGGCCGCGTCGTAAATAAAGCTCCCTCCCTGCGAAAGCAGGGGAGGGTTGGGGAGGGGTCAACCGACTCCGCAGACCGTTCGGCTTCAACGCAACGTTCGCGCACAACACGCTCCCTCGACCCCACCGTCGAAGGATCGACATGCGCACCATCTGGAAGCGAGCCCGCGCCCTCCGCAACAATTCGACCCTCGCCGAGCGCCACGTGTGGCGTTACCTGCGACGACGCAACCTCGGCGGTTACAAGTTCCGCCGCCAGTTCCCGATCGCCGGCTTCATCGTGGACTTCGCGTGCGTCGAAGCGCACATCGCGATCGAACTCGACGGCGGCCAGCATGCGGAGGCCGTTGCCTACGATGCGGCGCGGACGAGGAAGATCGAGGAGAAGGGCTATCGTGTGCTGCGGTTCTGGGACAACGATGCGATGAAGCAGACGAATGCGGTGCTCGAAGTGATCCTGAAGGTGTGTGATGAACGAGCTCGGTGAGAGCGCCCCTCCCCAACCCTCCCCTGCTGGCGCAGGGGAGGGGGCAGAAGCGTTGCGCGTTCTGTTCGTCGACGATTTCCTCGGCGTCGTCGACAAACCCGCCGGGCTGATGGTCCACGACTCCGCGCTCGCGCGCGGCGAAACCGACTTCGCGGCCGATCGGCTGCGCGAGCAATTCGGCCGCCCCATCTTCCTCGTGCATCGCCTCGATCGGGCGACCAGCGGCTGCCTGCTGCTCGCCTTCGATCGCGAGACGGCGTCCACGCTCGGCAAGACGCTGATGGCGCGCGATGTCGAAAAGGATTACCTCGCGGTCTGCCGCGGCTGGCCGGAGGAACGGTTCACCGTCGACCACGACCTCGACGGCGGCCCCGGCAAACCGGTCAAGAAACCAGCGGTCACTGAGTTCGAGCGCCTCGCCACGTGCGAACTCAACTTCCCGTCCGCAGGCTTCCCGACGTCACGCTACGCGCTCCTGCGCGCCACGCCGCTCACGGGCCGCTTCCGCCAGATCCGCCGCCACCTCAAGCACCTCTCGCATCACCTGATCGGCGACACGAGCCACGGCGACGGGCGCCACAACCGCGCGTTCCGCATGCTCGGCATCCATCGCATGCTGCTGCACGCCGAGCGCCTGGCGTTCGCGCATCCGGCCAGCGGCGAGCGCATCGAAGTGCGTGCGCCGCTGGATGCGGAGTTCGCGAAGGCGCGGGCGCTGTTCGACGGCGCGGCGTTTCCCGACATCCGCTGATCGCGGGCCCGCTGCTAAAGTCCCGCCATGCTCGAGATCGCCCCCGACCTGTCCATCCCCGACGAAGAACTGACCGAACGCTTCGTGCGTGCGTCGGGCCCGGGCGGACAGAACGTCAACAAGGTGGCCACCGCGGTGGAACTGCGCTTCGATGTCGCGGGCTCGCCGTCGTTGCCCGAGCCCCTGCGTGCGCGCCTGCTGGCGCGGCGCGACCGGCGCCTGACCGACGAGGGCGTGCTGGTGCTCAACGCCCAGCGCTTCCGCACGCAGGACCGCAATCGCGAAGACGCGCGCGATCGCCTGGTGGCCTTCATCGTCGCGGGGCTCCACGTGCCGAAGGCGCGGGTGGCCACCAAGCCCACGCGCGCCTCGAAGCAGCGCAGGCTGGACGAAAAGAAACGCAGCGGTACGATCAAGCGCGGACGCACGGTCAGGACCTGGGACTGACGCGGCAGGACACGACACAAGGACGGGGATGGCGACACCCAAACCAGACGAGGCCGGCTACATCCTGCCGTTGCCGCCCAACGCACCGCGCGTGCGGCCGAATGCGTTCGGTCGCTGGTTCGGCCGCACCCTGCTGCGGCTCGGCGGCTGGCGCATGGTCGGCGAATTCCCCGACCTGCCGCGCGTCGTGCTGATCGGCGCGCCGCATTCGTCCAACTGGGACGGGGTGTGGGGCTTCGGCGCGAAGCTGGCGCTCGGCCTGGACATCAAGATCCTCGGGAAGCACCAGCTGTTCTGGTGGCCGCTCGGCCCGATCCTCCGCCGGCTCGGCGTGATCGCGGTGGACCGGAGTGCCGCGCATGGGGTCGTCGAGCAGGCGGCGTCACTGATTACCCAAGCTGGGCAGTTCTGGTTCGGCCTGGCGCCGGAAGGGACGCGCAAACCGGTCGAGCGCTGGAAGACCGGCTTCTGGAAGATCGCCAAGGCTGCGAACGTGCCGGTATTGCCGGCGTACTTCCACTATCCGGACCGCATCATCGGGATTGGGCCCGTATTTCACCTCACTTCCGACATGTCTGCGGACATCGCCCGCATCCGCGCCTGGTACCGCCCGTGGCAGGGCAAGCACCACGGAACCGCCTGAGCAGAAAAACTTTCCGGTCGTCGGCCGGATTGGCACAGCTATTGCGTCAGAAGTGAGAAAGGCGTCACATCGCGTGACGCAGCGTCATCAGCTCTCACCAGGGGGAGAGCTCCCAATGCACATCCTCGTGACCGGGGGTGCCGGTTTCATCGGCTCCCACCTTGTCGATCTTCATCTTGCGCGCGGTGACCAGGTCCACGTCGTCGACGATCTGTCGACCGGCGTGCGCGCCAACCTCGCCGCGCATGAAGACGATCCCAACTTCCGCTTCGACGAAGCCGACATCCTGACCTGGGACCGGCTGGAACGCTGCGTCGGTTGGGCCGACCGCATCTACCACCTGGCCGCCGTCGTCGGCGTGTACCGCGTGCTCGCCGAACCCACCAAGGTGCTGGCGATCAACATCGCCGGGTGCGAGCGCCTGCTGCGCGCCGCGCATTCGGGTGGCTGGAAGCCGCAGGTGGTGCTGGCATCGTCGTCGGAGGTCTACGGCCACAACGACGAAGAGATCCTGCGCGAAGACCAGGACCTGTCGGTCAGCACGCGCGCCGGCACGCGCTGGGGCTACTCGGTGAGCAAGATCGCCGACGAAGCGCTCGGCCTGTCGTACGCGCAGCGTTACGGCATCCCCGCCGTGATCGCGCGCTTCTTCAACACCGTCGGCCCGCGCCAGGTGGGGCGTTACGGCATGGTCGTGCCGCGCTTCGTCGCGGCCGCCGTGCGCAACGAACCGATCACGGTGTTCGGCGGCGGGTTGCAGACGCGTTCGTTCTGCGACGCCCGCGACACCGTCGTGGCGCT carries:
- a CDS encoding DUF4156 domain-containing protein — encoded protein: MRPAIGLVLAVVLSSCTWVHMAPGASAVKVVTGPPAGCQNRGEVEVSVKDSVAFYDRNALRVQEELETLARNEAPGLGANTVQPLAPPKEGSQRYAAWKCR
- a CDS encoding 3-oxoacyl-ACP synthase III; the encoded protein is MLFQHVAIAGLAHIDAPRRLSSDEINARLKPTLDRLGIKTDVLQDVAGIHARRLWDEGMQASDAATLAAVKALADAGIDPDKVGLLVNTSVSRDFLEPSTASIVSGNLGLSDMCQNFDVANACLAFLNGMDIASRMIERGEIDYALVVDGETADLAYEKTLERLLRVETTEEEFKNELATLTLGSGAAAMVLARAELAPGAPRYKGGVTRAATEWNKLCRGNLDRMVTDTRMLLIEGLKLAQKTWIAARLALGWVAEEMDEFVIHQVSQVHTAAFVKAFGINPKKVLTIFNEHGNIGPASVPIVLSKLREMGRLKKGNRIALLGIGSGLNCSMAEVVW
- a CDS encoding alpha/beta fold hydrolase; its protein translation is MVNAQALPDYPFEPKRIAIRPGIELSYLDEGPRDGEVVVMLHGNPSWSYYWRHLVTGLRDRYRVIVPDHVGMGLSDKPDDAAYRYTLQSRVDDLATLLDTLGIDGPVTLVVHDWGGMIGMGWAMAHPARVRRWVVLNTAMFPLPEAKPMPWQLSLGRDSKLGALMIRGFNAFSGIASHVGVERRMPDAVRRAYVAPYDTWRNRIATLRFVQDIPLREGDPAWALVDAAGRALPTFADRPAFLGWGLRDFVFDGHCLDAFRRAWPQAETHAFDDANHYVLEDKHAVLVPAIRAFLDRHALLA
- the oleC gene encoding olefin beta-lactone synthetase produces the protein MRDSNIAAALPRLARERGDQVAMRCPGRDGRYATAITYAQLDARSDAIAAGLALRGIVRGTRTVVMVRPTPEFFLLMFALFKAGAVPVLVDPGIDKRALKQCLDEAAPDAFIGIPLAHVARVVLRWARSAYIRITTGSRAFFADATLADVERDGANAGPQLADTQPDDVAAILFTSGSTGVPKGVVYRHRHFAAQIDMLREAFGLAPGGVDLPTFPPFALFDPALGVTSIIPDMDPTRPAKADPRKLLAAIERFGVTQLFGSPALVAVLARHGVAMPTVKRVTSAGAPVPPDVVAKMRALLPGDAQLWTPYGATECLPVSVIEGRELQGTREATERGAGTCVGRPVPPNDVRIIRIDDNAIAEWSDALCVSPGQVGEITVAGPSATDSYFRRDAATALAKIRERLADGSERIVHRMGDLGWIDGDGRLWFCGRKTQRVIVDDLTTLCTEQVEPIFNTHPWVVRSALVGVGPKGAQVPVLCYEETNHISTGVFDVQDRLRHLADGHVHTAKIRYFLRHPGFPVDIRHNAKIGREKLAVWATRELAKRKMPAP
- the oleD gene encoding 2-alkyl-3-oxoalkanoate reductase: MKILVTGGGGFLGQALCRNLVERGFEVASFNRGHYAALDALGVEQHQGDLADRDAVLAATQGIGAIFHNAAKAGAWGPYDDYFRANVLGTRNVLAACRAHGIARLVYTSTPSVTHRATHPVEGGTADSVPYGSGFKAPYATTKLIAEQEVLAANDATLATIALRPRLIWGPGDNQLLPRLAQRARAGRLRLVGSGDNLIDTTYIDNAAQAHVDAFHHLVPGAACAGRAYFISNGDPRPVREIVNALLGAVGAPPVTKHLPFRAAFAIGAVCEGLWTALPLRGEPPITRFLAEQLSTTHWYDMGPATDDFGYVPGVSIEEGLRRLAEANRP
- a CDS encoding ubiquinone biosynthesis accessory factor UbiJ; amino-acid sequence: MTATPDRSPLNWRRHAGRALEMALDRALALDPDTRASLRALDGRRVALAIEAPPLALQVTVDGEHLRVGPVDDANEPDLGIRATLGGLVSQLPFFKRDDAPPVGRVRVSGDADLARRLQRLAERFDPDWQQPFTTVFGDVVGVQVAKAFGAALREAKSAGAGFAGSTAEYLTEESRDVVAKDELHAFFDDVDAVRDDVERLAARVQRLRRGSAA
- the ubiB gene encoding ubiquinone biosynthesis regulatory protein kinase UbiB, whose protein sequence is MTPVLRAARIGRVLVRYRLDDLLDDTPAERWLRLMRPFVPSASAEVAAQSRGARLRLALQELGPIFVKFGQILSTRRDLVPPDIAIELTLLQDRVAPFDGNTARVLVEEALGQPIDVAFASFDTTPLASASIAQVHAAQMHPVGDQPPREVVVKVLRPGIEKQIAGDIALLKSIAALVDRTHPSADKIRPREIVAEIENTLAAELDLQREAANASVLRRFWQGSNDLYVPEPIWSHTAQRALTMERVHGIPSDDIAALDAAGIDRKALAAKGVRVFYQQVFRDNFFHADAHAGNIWVDAQRQQDPKFIALDFGIMGQLSSEDQYYLAENFMAIFNRDYRRIAELHVQAGWMPSHIRIDELEAAARSVCEPYFTRPLSEISLAEVLIKLFRTAQRYELTLQPQLILLQKTLLNIEGVGRQLDPDIDIWAVARPVLERILLDRYSPQQLLTEFRKRLPEMVTRAPDMPRLLHSWLTQQVEGGHSLKMQSQDIRDLTQMIRGAQRRVISAILGTGLLIAAAVMYSLEAGGPRFFGLPASVWIAGLGGAWALLAAWPRRK
- a CDS encoding endonuclease domain-containing protein, with product MRTIWKRARALRNNSTLAERHVWRYLRRRNLGGYKFRRQFPIAGFIVDFACVEAHIAIELDGGQHAEAVAYDAARTRKIEEKGYRVLRFWDNDAMKQTNAVLEVILKVCDERAR
- a CDS encoding pseudouridine synthase — encoded protein: MRVLFVDDFLGVVDKPAGLMVHDSALARGETDFAADRLREQFGRPIFLVHRLDRATSGCLLLAFDRETASTLGKTLMARDVEKDYLAVCRGWPEERFTVDHDLDGGPGKPVKKPAVTEFERLATCELNFPSAGFPTSRYALLRATPLTGRFRQIRRHLKHLSHHLIGDTSHGDGRHNRAFRMLGIHRMLLHAERLAFAHPASGERIEVRAPLDAEFAKARALFDGAAFPDIR
- the arfB gene encoding alternative ribosome rescue aminoacyl-tRNA hydrolase ArfB, with product MLEIAPDLSIPDEELTERFVRASGPGGQNVNKVATAVELRFDVAGSPSLPEPLRARLLARRDRRLTDEGVLVLNAQRFRTQDRNREDARDRLVAFIVAGLHVPKARVATKPTRASKQRRLDEKKRSGTIKRGRTVRTWD
- a CDS encoding lysophospholipid acyltransferase family protein, producing the protein MATPKPDEAGYILPLPPNAPRVRPNAFGRWFGRTLLRLGGWRMVGEFPDLPRVVLIGAPHSSNWDGVWGFGAKLALGLDIKILGKHQLFWWPLGPILRRLGVIAVDRSAAHGVVEQAASLITQAGQFWFGLAPEGTRKPVERWKTGFWKIAKAANVPVLPAYFHYPDRIIGIGPVFHLTSDMSADIARIRAWYRPWQGKHHGTA